The following nucleotide sequence is from Drosophila kikkawai strain 14028-0561.14 chromosome 2L, DkikHiC1v2, whole genome shotgun sequence.
CGGGATATATACGAGGAttgcatatttaatttagCCAAACGCGAGAAGGAGGAGGCGCGGCTATTAAAGAAGCGGAACATGAAGGTTCTCGGCGAGCTGCTAGAATCGATGACGTCCATAAACCATGCTACCACCTGGTCGGAAGCTCAGGTCATGCTGCTGGACAATGCCGCCTTCAAGAACGACGTTACCCTGCTGGGAATGGACAAGGAAGATGCCCTCATTGTGTTCGAGGAGCACATACGCACcctggagaaggaggaggacgaggaaCGCGAGCGGGAAAAGAAGCGAATGAAGCGGCAGCAGCGCAAGAACAGGGACTCATTTCTCGCGCTCCTGGACTCGCTGCACGAAGAGGGCAAGCTCACCTCCATGTCGCTGTGGGTGGAGCTCTATCCCATCATATCCGCCGATCTTCGGTTCTCCGCCATGCTGGGCCAGAGCGGGTCCACGCCTTTAGATTTGTTCAAGTTTTATGTCGAGAACCTGAAAGCTCGTTTCCATGACGAAAAGAAGATCATACGAGAGATCCTCAAGGAGAAGACATTCGTGGTTCAAGCGAAGACCTCCTTCGAGGACTTTGCGACGGTTGTGTGTGAGGATAAGCGGTCGGCCAGCCTGGATGCGGGCAACGTTAAGCTCACCTACAACTCCCTGCTGGATAAggtaataatttaaagataatcCTCTATCCATTTATTGCTTATGTTATCTCGTTTTCCAGGCGGAGGCCATTGAAAAGGAGCGCATGAAGGAGGAGGTGCGTCGGCTACGAAAACTGGAGAATGAGATCAAGAACGAGTGGCTGGAGGCTAACGTTTCGGTGGCCGAATCGTATGAAAGTGCCAAGAAGCTGGTGGAGCACCTGGAGGCGTTTGCGGTATACGAAAAGGAAATCGGTGTGGAGAAGATTTGGGAGGACTTTATCAAGGAGAGCGAGGATGCGTGCAGCCATCATCACTCGCGATCACGGAAATCGAAGAAAAACAAGAAGCACAAGAAACGATTGCGGTCCACGTCGCGGTCAGACATTGAGAACGAGCTGGTTGAGGGTCTGAAGTCAAAGCGAAGACGCTCCAAGTCGCGATCGGTAAGCTAAAgatccttcttcttcttttgctATTAATCCTCTAAGCTAATCGTGTGTCTTGCCCACAGCATTCCCTTAGCTCGATTGGCAGCATCGACAGCGAAAAACTGctgaagaagaaaaagaagcgCAAGAACAAACTGCGAGGCGTACGTAGGCAAGCATTCTTGTTGAGGAAAATATCCTAACATTGAGTTTCGTTTCAGTCCTCCTGCGAGTCGGATATTGCTGGCAATCTAACACCCGGCACACAGGCCCTCCTGCAGAACGACTCCAACTCACACTCGCCggccaaaaagaagaagaaggagaagCGAAGCAAGAAGGATAAAGATGGCAAGCGGCATAACCGACACAACAATCGCTCCACCACGCCCCTCAGTCCCGCCCAGTCCATGGAATCGGCGGGATCGCGCAACGAAGAGCTCACGTTAAGTGACGGCGAGCTGGAATCAAAGCGAGCTGCCCTGCTGGCCCAACTGAGCGAGCAGCTGGACGAGTGACCAAGCGGGGGGCAGGCATTGAGCCTCCGCCGACATAGACAGCGTGTGTTGccctccagctccagctaAAAGAGATAAATAAGCCAGCAGaggcagcatcagcagcggGTCACCTCAGTACTCAGCAGCCCCGAAAAGTCCACTGCTTAGCCACTCCGCCTAGCCATGTTAAGATCCACCCCTGGCCTGGCACAAGCCGCGCAGCAAAACTCTAATGTAATTTCTTAGTTTCTATAAGTTCAATCGTGTAAATGAGAATTAAAGCTAAAAAGtcagttttaaattataaaaaggaaCAGGATTTTGAGTCTCTGCAGTATAATAAATGAAAGAGAATttacataagtacatacagATCTGTATCGATTGATGCATTGGCATATTCAATTGGAGCTGACatctaaatataaaactaagtGTTAAGTAAACCAAAATCTGTTTTTCACTCAATGATTTGCGAGggtataatataattttagccaGAACAAAATACGGATGCAACGCAGTGTTGAAACATCAATCCATAAATCGGTCTTCAGGACactttttctgtttctgttcttATAAAAAAACGAACCTAGAcatgattttttttactatGTTTAATGACATTCTCGACTTAAAACGCacaaaattggaaaattagtTTCTTTCTTGACGTAAGACTAAAACTTGAACTCCTTGTACTTCTTTGTGGTCTTGGCCGGATCCGTTTGTTGTCGCTTGCGTTTTGATTTTTGACGGGCCACATGTTCGGCCAACATATCGGACAGATCTTCCTTTTGCAGGTGATTCTGCTGCTCCCGCATCTGTTGCTCATAACGCTGGGCCATAGCATCGTTGTCCATGTCCAATTCGCTGGGATCTAGCGCCAGTTCCACAATGCCCTCACGATCTGTGGTGGACCGAACTGGTGGCTGCTTGTTGGCCGCACCGCCGCCGCTGACATCGTAGACATGCGTAGAGCCCATCATGGAGGCGCCTATGCGGTCCGTGCGCTTCTCAGGCAAAACTTGGTACAGAACTGGGGTTTCATTGCTTTATGGGGGGAGAATATATCGGTTAAATGGGTTATTATCTTGGGGATTCTAATCCACTTACTCCTCCATCTCGGCTTCGATTTTCTTCTTGCGCAGCTCAATGTTCTCGGGGGTTTCCATGCCAGCAGGGACGCTGGTAAGCCCTGAGGGTGTAACGAGGCCCTCAACAGGCGTGACCAAGCCGGTTTCATCCTGCTGATCGCCGAGATCCTCgccgtcctcctcctcctcttcggaAGACTCTTCCGACTCGGA
It contains:
- the Prp40 gene encoding pre-mRNA-processing factor 40 homolog A: MNVPPSVGNGGAPPGGRGMGYTPPTAIVPQFPPPGFAAPPPPELAAAFGVMATSTEWTEHKAPDGRPYYYNQNTKQSSWEKPEALMTPAELLHNQCPWKEYRSDTGKVYYHNVATKETCWEPPPEYVDMKAKAKAEEAAAAAKAVAAMTSSSLAGMVPHAALANILPAALPAAPRIPTPEIHSPLTPSSNENSSSAMDQAMAATLASIEVPQQNAKKDDKSDGNVVFKDKREAIEAFKELLRDRNVPSNSNWDQCVKIISKDPRYAAFKNLNERKQTFNAYKTQKLKDEREESRLKAKKAKEDLEQFLMSSDKMNSQMKFFRCEEVFAGTRAWTVVPEADRRDIYEDCIFNLAKREKEEARLLKKRNMKVLGELLESMTSINHATTWSEAQVMLLDNAAFKNDVTLLGMDKEDALIVFEEHIRTLEKEEDEEREREKKRMKRQQRKNRDSFLALLDSLHEEGKLTSMSLWVELYPIISADLRFSAMLGQSGSTPLDLFKFYVENLKARFHDEKKIIREILKEKTFVVQAKTSFEDFATVVCEDKRSASLDAGNVKLTYNSLLDKAEAIEKERMKEEVRRLRKLENEIKNEWLEANVSVAESYESAKKLVEHLEAFAVYEKEIGVEKIWEDFIKESEDACSHHHSRSRKSKKNKKHKKRLRSTSRSDIENELVEGLKSKRRRSKSRSHSLSSIGSIDSEKLLKKKKKRKNKLRGSSCESDIAGNLTPGTQALLQNDSNSHSPAKKKKKEKRSKKDKDGKRHNRHNNRSTTPLSPAQSMESAGSRNEELTLSDGELESKRAALLAQLSEQLDE